From one Conexivisphaerales archaeon genomic stretch:
- a CDS encoding GYD domain-containing protein, translating into MYFVTLVKFRKKLTKQDFAEEDKLEKEFAKKGLKVKEDFYTLGRYDNIMVIEAPDEKTVASFLLKQSHIVTSETLAAIPKSEGRKLVG; encoded by the coding sequence ATGTACTTCGTTACTTTGGTAAAGTTCAGAAAGAAGCTTACTAAACAAGACTTTGCAGAAGAGGACAAGCTTGAGAAGGAGTTTGCCAAGAAGGGTCTGAAGGTGAAGGAGGATTTCTATACACTGGGAAGATATGATAACATAATGGTGATTGAAGCGCCGGATGAAAAAACAGTTGCTTCGTTCCTTCTCAAACAGTCTCATATAGTGACCAGCGAGACGCTTGCAGCCATACCGAAAAGTGAAGGCAGGAAGCTCGTAGGCTGA
- a CDS encoding ribonuclease H-like domain-containing protein, translating to MNENGILYSRKTLLGLYQGTLIDFETTGVIGVDPSCEVITLGYLTQNQLVVLQRKSFEKHGYYNELKKLLNALPKPFYSYNYEFEMKVMKEELGMQVNDSDFYDIMKPYKEMAETRRMKWPKLDELISEPEDYFGEGKVSGKDVPELWYAYLQSGDESILDAIAQHCFSDVLREMVLLIRGI from the coding sequence TTGAATGAAAATGGAATACTTTATTCCAGAAAAACTCTTTTAGGTCTCTATCAGGGTACTCTGATCGACTTCGAAACCACTGGTGTTATAGGAGTAGACCCTAGCTGTGAAGTGATAACTCTAGGATATTTGACACAAAACCAGCTAGTCGTGCTTCAGAGAAAGAGCTTTGAAAAGCATGGCTATTATAATGAACTGAAAAAACTTCTTAATGCTCTGCCGAAGCCTTTCTATTCATACAATTATGAATTTGAAATGAAGGTAATGAAAGAAGAGCTTGGAATGCAGGTTAACGATTCAGACTTCTATGATATCATGAAGCCATACAAAGAGATGGCTGAGACCAGAAGGATGAAATGGCCTAAACTTGATGAATTGATAAGCGAGCCAGAAGACTACTTTGGAGAAGGCAAGGTATCTGGAAAAGATGTACCCGAGCTTTGGTACGCCTACTTGCAGAGCGGTGATGAATCGATACTTGATGCAATTGCTCAGCATTGCTTCAGTGATGTATTAAGAGAGATGGTGCTGCTGATAAGAGGAATTTAG
- a CDS encoding class I SAM-dependent methyltransferase: MPKVKPVWKPEFLDIWNATLGFYKIWVIHLGRRYGILQALEETSYSPDELASTLGLQPEPIRIWCDVAYSLGLVQRKKGRYHLSKRLASILVNENDVNYIGGLVSYIALRSLDFGVFDDYFKNGASYMPQPHTTEAFEEATKWDHTAFMKLVLPREKRLRTVLENAKVLDLGSGAGNWSIKLASYFKNSTFVCIDPDATAIESGRKKSLELGLHNITFHVSKAEEMNFKNEFDVVYLGEVLCLINQRKEVLKACYSALKEGGFVVICEGLINVDKKKPDNQLTEAMQLDFKILGGMFLTKHELKELLSTALFTKIRFYDAGGGLWFAIAEAK; this comes from the coding sequence TTGCCAAAGGTTAAGCCTGTGTGGAAGCCTGAATTCCTTGATATATGGAACGCTACGCTCGGATTCTACAAAATCTGGGTCATTCACTTGGGCAGAAGATACGGCATTCTGCAGGCTCTAGAAGAAACAAGCTATTCTCCTGATGAGTTGGCGTCGACTCTTGGACTTCAACCTGAACCTATCAGGATCTGGTGCGATGTAGCTTACTCACTAGGTTTGGTTCAAAGGAAGAAAGGAAGATACCATCTGTCGAAAAGGCTTGCTTCCATTCTTGTCAATGAAAATGATGTCAATTACATAGGTGGCCTTGTTTCATACATTGCCCTAAGAAGCTTGGACTTCGGTGTGTTTGATGATTATTTTAAAAATGGCGCAAGCTACATGCCGCAACCCCACACAACTGAGGCTTTCGAAGAAGCAACAAAATGGGACCATACCGCGTTTATGAAATTGGTTTTACCTAGGGAGAAAAGACTTCGCACCGTTTTGGAGAACGCAAAGGTTCTTGACCTTGGGTCAGGTGCCGGAAACTGGTCTATCAAGCTTGCGTCTTATTTTAAAAACTCAACTTTTGTATGCATTGACCCTGATGCAACAGCCATAGAGAGCGGAAGAAAGAAGTCATTAGAACTTGGCCTTCACAATATCACCTTCCATGTTTCCAAGGCAGAGGAGATGAATTTTAAAAACGAATTTGATGTGGTTTACTTGGGTGAGGTACTCTGTCTCATAAATCAAAGAAAGGAAGTTCTCAAGGCTTGCTATTCTGCTTTGAAAGAAGGTGGGTTCGTGGTGATTTGTGAAGGTCTGATAAATGTGGATAAGAAAAAACCGGATAACCAGCTTACTGAAGCAATGCAGCTTGATTTCAAAATTCTGGGTGGCATGTTCTTGACAAAGCACGAATTAAAAGAACTTCTTTCGACAGCTTTATTCACAAAAATTAGATTTTACGATGCTGGAGGAGGTCTATGGTTTGCTATTGCTGAAGCCAAGTGA
- a CDS encoding ATP-binding protein, whose protein sequence is MNAFDDITGEFNAHLREIRVTTRTSSDGHSTITFKTAIVECIYTPNVIKKLAAGQLLAIPNVQTLGSDEVYSVYEIADVYPMHYSMLTLDKSQPAAVRREFMDLIQKEWEKGSKNTWIEAIAAPTNYIMRIKDGDIIYERKQVAVLAGSPVKLLHSDAIQKLLCYVPKKDVDKYSIGKLLGVTNQEIPLTVDIEKLLHYHVGVFAFTGSGKSNLTAMVLRKALGVIPDLKVVIIDVSSEYGIHLIDCLLGYPSRVIFTEEFTAKDKAEEYVKRHAMPESLTDSGKELAEKVKKLFDQSKVTVVELPVVNVEGVLKFTTYGGLIEVLSDTLSDKYGSINTKLYIPTIIQRINDFVKSRHLSLDNQFGNDTYELLEELSDITSKLDTKSTVRKVFDTLQDVISKSPKQKEERGYDWEDLVQEILSKKKDSPRLFVVNLPEAEDARQQAASIINGVFRIRKRNFELTPRVLFVIDEAQEFIPAQPKKEDYTEQASRAVERLLRHGRKYHLHGWISTQRVANLNTGALQQLHSYFVSTMPRPYDRQVVSDTFAIDDAFMERTLAFENGDWLLTSFKATATQNIPVFFHAENNEDVLSMYLAVQ, encoded by the coding sequence TTGAACGCATTCGATGACATAACAGGCGAATTCAACGCTCATCTGAGGGAGATAAGAGTTACAACAAGAACCTCGTCTGACGGACATTCCACGATAACTTTCAAGACAGCAATAGTCGAATGCATCTACACTCCGAACGTGATAAAGAAACTGGCAGCTGGGCAGCTATTAGCGATTCCGAACGTTCAGACTCTGGGGTCTGATGAAGTGTATTCTGTATATGAGATAGCCGATGTTTACCCAATGCATTATTCAATGCTAACCTTAGACAAGTCTCAGCCTGCTGCAGTTAGAAGAGAGTTCATGGACCTGATACAGAAGGAGTGGGAGAAAGGCTCGAAGAATACGTGGATAGAAGCTATAGCTGCCCCGACAAACTACATAATGAGGATCAAAGATGGCGACATAATATACGAGAGAAAGCAGGTTGCTGTACTGGCAGGCAGTCCTGTAAAGCTGTTGCATAGTGATGCAATTCAGAAGCTGCTCTGCTATGTGCCGAAGAAGGATGTTGACAAGTACAGCATAGGGAAGTTGCTTGGGGTGACGAATCAGGAGATACCTCTTACTGTTGACATAGAAAAACTTCTGCACTATCATGTCGGTGTCTTTGCTTTTACTGGGAGCGGCAAATCCAATCTTACCGCGATGGTGTTGAGGAAGGCCCTTGGGGTCATACCTGATCTCAAAGTTGTTATCATTGATGTATCATCTGAATACGGTATACACCTTATAGATTGCCTGTTAGGCTATCCAAGCAGGGTAATCTTTACCGAGGAATTCACAGCCAAGGACAAAGCCGAAGAATATGTAAAGAGACATGCAATGCCGGAGTCGTTAACTGATAGCGGTAAAGAACTGGCGGAAAAGGTCAAAAAGCTGTTCGACCAGTCAAAGGTTACAGTTGTCGAGCTTCCTGTTGTTAACGTGGAAGGCGTGCTGAAGTTCACCACCTACGGCGGCTTGATAGAAGTCTTGTCTGATACCTTAAGCGACAAATATGGATCCATAAACACCAAATTGTATATACCTACGATAATACAAAGAATAAACGATTTTGTAAAGAGCAGACATCTTTCTCTTGATAATCAGTTCGGCAATGATACTTATGAGCTCTTGGAAGAGCTGAGTGATATAACGAGCAAACTAGATACTAAATCAACAGTCAGAAAGGTCTTTGACACCTTGCAGGATGTTATCTCAAAGTCTCCAAAGCAGAAAGAAGAAAGAGGGTATGATTGGGAAGACCTAGTGCAAGAAATTCTATCGAAGAAGAAAGATTCTCCCAGGCTATTTGTGGTCAATTTACCTGAGGCGGAGGATGCCAGACAGCAGGCTGCATCGATAATCAACGGGGTATTTAGAATAAGGAAAAGGAACTTTGAATTAACGCCTAGGGTTTTATTTGTCATCGACGAAGCTCAGGAGTTCATCCCTGCTCAGCCCAAGAAAGAGGATTATACAGAACAAGCAAGCAGAGCGGTTGAGAGGCTCTTGAGGCATGGAAGGAAATACCATTTGCATGGCTGGATAAGCACTCAGAGGGTTGCTAACCTTAATACCGGTGCTTTACAACAGCTTCACAGCTATTTCGTCTCAACCATGCCTAGGCCCTATGACAGACAGGTGGTATCAGATACCTTCGCCATAGACGATGCTTTCATGGAGAGAACGCTTGCGTTTGAAAATGGCGACTGGCTTCTCACAAGTTTTAAGGCTACCGCAACTCAGAATATACCTGTGTTTTTCCATGCAGAAAATAATGAAGATGTGCTTAGCATGTATCTGGCGGTACAATGA
- a CDS encoding ATP-dependent helicase, whose protein sequence is MPSERQMKNQDLQILNILNPLVSQWLARFESLTPPQKLAIPLIHQGKNTLIASPTGSGKTLAAFLSIISELINLSQRGELQEQVYCIYISPLRALSNDIKKNLLQPLEEIDKIAQQHKMKPLGIRVATRTGDTTQSERARMLIHPPHILITTPESLSIMITAPKFKEKLKSVRWVIVDEIHEICESKRGVHLSLTLERLQDLCQAAPARIGLSATIHPLDEVARYLVGYENGRERDCEIVDTRFVKPTEFLVSSPARDLMGTSSSKITNAMYRQIAELVKKYRTSLVFTNTRSGTERVVYHLSKLNAVDLEELAAHHSSLSREIRLDVEDRLKQGKMKVVVTSTSLELGIDIGTIDLVIQIGSPKSISRCLQRIGRSGHSLSTASRGVLIGLERDDLVEDMVIVREALKGRLDRVHIPKGSLDVLAQHVVGMALEKKWNAKEAYELVKRSYCYRDLTFDSFERVLKYLSGGYSTLEGYKVYGKIWYDADEKVFGKRGKLMRVIYATNIGTIPDEVAVKVYDEKNRPVGSIEEEFLERLSKGDIFTLGGRLYMFRHAKGFKAYVSRIKDGKPTVPSWFSEMLPLSFDLGEAIGDFRNQVFNLLRMNKSRESILRFIMQTTHSDRKAAEAVLGYFDAEMRFLKKIGIEQTPDNRNIIVENYVDSEGRQNIIFNCVFGRRVHDALSRAYAQAITESMNRNVLVNVQDSCFSLVLEPGLRYDVKKLLGQITSANVREKLVESVKHTEMVKRRFRHCATRALMILRNYKGHEIRLSKQQINSQILLGVSEKLERFPVVEETYREIVEDLMDVEGAKSVLRDVELGTRRFIVTDELDLPSPFTHELLVSAYTDVVLMEDRRALLNSLYQTVMRRIGGRDAGGNNKAG, encoded by the coding sequence TTGCCGAGCGAGCGCCAGATGAAGAATCAAGACTTACAAATACTGAACATACTGAATCCTCTAGTTTCTCAATGGCTCGCTCGTTTTGAGAGTTTAACTCCTCCTCAAAAATTAGCGATTCCTCTGATTCATCAGGGAAAGAATACATTGATTGCTTCCCCTACTGGAAGCGGGAAGACTCTGGCAGCCTTTCTGAGCATAATAAGCGAGCTGATTAATCTATCACAGAGGGGCGAGCTGCAGGAGCAGGTCTACTGCATCTACATTTCTCCATTAAGGGCCCTTTCGAACGACATCAAAAAGAACTTGCTTCAACCTCTTGAAGAGATAGACAAGATAGCTCAGCAACACAAAATGAAGCCTCTCGGGATCAGGGTAGCAACCAGAACAGGCGATACTACCCAGTCAGAAAGGGCCAGAATGCTGATTCATCCTCCCCATATTCTGATCACAACTCCTGAAAGTCTCTCGATAATGATTACAGCCCCCAAGTTCAAGGAGAAGCTGAAGTCTGTCAGATGGGTTATAGTTGACGAAATACACGAAATCTGCGAATCGAAGAGAGGTGTTCATCTATCCCTAACTCTGGAGAGGCTGCAGGACCTTTGCCAAGCTGCTCCAGCCAGAATAGGCCTGAGCGCTACGATCCATCCTCTGGATGAAGTTGCAAGATACTTGGTAGGTTATGAGAACGGCAGGGAAAGAGATTGCGAAATAGTCGATACCAGGTTTGTCAAGCCTACAGAATTTCTGGTCAGCTCTCCTGCAAGGGACCTGATGGGCACTTCATCTTCAAAAATCACAAATGCTATGTACAGACAAATAGCTGAGCTGGTAAAGAAGTACAGAACATCTCTTGTGTTCACAAACACAAGGTCAGGAACTGAAAGAGTTGTCTATCATCTCTCAAAGCTTAATGCAGTTGACCTTGAAGAACTGGCAGCCCATCACAGCTCTCTATCAAGGGAGATAAGACTTGACGTTGAAGATAGACTGAAGCAGGGTAAGATGAAGGTTGTGGTAACTTCAACTTCGCTCGAGCTTGGAATAGACATCGGAACGATTGACCTTGTAATTCAGATAGGCTCTCCAAAGTCGATATCGAGATGCCTGCAGAGGATAGGAAGGTCAGGTCATTCGCTCAGCACAGCATCAAGGGGTGTTCTGATAGGGCTTGAGAGGGATGACCTGGTAGAAGATATGGTGATAGTCAGAGAAGCGCTCAAAGGCAGACTGGACAGAGTGCACATCCCGAAGGGTAGTCTTGACGTTCTTGCACAGCATGTTGTTGGTATGGCTCTGGAAAAGAAGTGGAATGCCAAGGAGGCCTATGAACTAGTGAAGAGAAGCTATTGTTACAGAGATTTGACCTTCGACAGCTTTGAAAGGGTGCTAAAATATCTCTCAGGAGGTTATTCCACGCTCGAAGGTTACAAGGTTTATGGCAAGATATGGTATGATGCTGATGAGAAGGTCTTTGGTAAAAGAGGAAAACTGATGCGGGTAATTTATGCAACGAACATAGGAACAATACCGGATGAAGTAGCAGTAAAGGTGTATGATGAGAAGAACAGACCAGTCGGTTCAATAGAGGAAGAGTTTCTTGAGAGGCTGAGCAAGGGAGACATATTCACACTTGGTGGAAGACTCTACATGTTCAGGCATGCAAAGGGCTTCAAGGCTTATGTCAGCAGGATAAAGGATGGTAAGCCGACTGTGCCATCATGGTTCAGCGAAATGCTTCCTCTAAGCTTTGACTTGGGAGAAGCTATAGGTGACTTCAGGAATCAGGTCTTCAATCTGCTGAGGATGAATAAGAGCAGAGAATCAATTCTCAGATTCATAATGCAGACAACTCATTCAGACAGAAAAGCAGCAGAGGCTGTGCTGGGTTATTTTGATGCGGAGATGAGGTTTCTGAAGAAGATAGGAATAGAGCAGACTCCAGACAACAGGAACATCATAGTTGAAAACTACGTAGATTCAGAAGGAAGGCAGAATATAATATTCAATTGCGTCTTCGGCAGAAGAGTTCATGATGCTCTATCAAGAGCCTATGCCCAGGCAATTACCGAGTCGATGAACAGAAACGTGCTGGTCAACGTTCAGGACTCGTGCTTCTCTCTGGTTCTTGAGCCGGGGCTGAGATATGATGTGAAGAAACTGCTGGGCCAGATAACATCCGCAAATGTAAGGGAGAAGCTGGTGGAATCGGTAAAGCATACTGAGATGGTCAAGAGGAGATTCAGGCACTGTGCAACAAGGGCCCTCATGATACTGAGAAATTACAAGGGGCATGAGATAAGGCTGTCAAAGCAGCAGATAAATTCTCAGATCCTTCTCGGTGTATCCGAGAAGCTGGAAAGGTTTCCTGTTGTTGAGGAGACCTACAGAGAGATAGTTGAAGACTTGATGGACGTTGAGGGGGCAAAATCCGTGTTGAGAGATGTTGAACTTGGTACAAGGAGGTTCATAGTGACGGATGAGCTGGACCTGCCTTCGCCATTCACTCATGAACTGCTTGTATCAGCGTACACGGATGTGGTGTTGATGGAGGATAGGAGGGCACTTCTCAACTCGTTGTACCAGACGGTAATGAGAAGGATAGGTGGGAGAGATGCAGGAGGCAACAATAAAGCTGGCTAA
- a CDS encoding metallophosphoesterase family protein, which yields MQEATIKLAKGLLIVSPWPVIYLEKERAIVASDLHLGFEDKLEQEGISIPRSFLGQILQSIVEPAREMGAAKIIFLGDVKHEFGEPEEAEWFFVKKMIRECFKVVEKVEVVKGNHDNYIARILKEFNIPLYTPSLEAGGYILTHGHLDVRGKRLLIGHEHPAVSVKDDFGMKHRYKAFIEAELGDEKVFVLPSASPITLGTDMNETPSSQFLSPILNGKRLDNAIPYLVEIGIAVKKFPPLKML from the coding sequence ATGCAGGAGGCAACAATAAAGCTGGCTAAAGGCCTGCTCATAGTTAGCCCATGGCCTGTCATCTACTTGGAGAAGGAAAGAGCTATTGTGGCTTCAGATTTGCACTTGGGCTTTGAAGATAAGCTGGAACAGGAAGGGATCAGCATACCTCGTTCTTTTCTTGGTCAGATTCTCCAGTCGATTGTGGAACCTGCGAGAGAGATGGGTGCTGCAAAGATAATATTTCTTGGCGATGTCAAACATGAGTTTGGTGAGCCAGAAGAGGCTGAATGGTTCTTTGTCAAGAAGATGATAAGGGAATGCTTCAAGGTTGTTGAGAAGGTTGAAGTTGTCAAGGGGAACCACGACAATTATATAGCAAGGATACTGAAAGAATTCAACATACCTCTTTACACCCCTTCGCTCGAAGCTGGAGGCTACATTTTGACCCATGGCCACCTAGATGTAAGGGGTAAGAGACTGCTGATCGGTCATGAGCACCCTGCAGTCAGCGTAAAGGATGATTTCGGGATGAAGCACAGGTACAAAGCATTCATTGAAGCAGAGCTTGGAGACGAAAAGGTGTTTGTGCTGCCTTCAGCTTCACCGATAACTCTGGGAACTGACATGAACGAAACCCCTTCTTCCCAGTTCCTCTCTCCTATACTGAATGGCAAGAGATTGGATAATGCCATACCATATCTTGTCGAAATCGGTATAGCCGTGAAGAAATTTCCACCGTTGAAGATGTTATAG
- a CDS encoding TMEM175 family protein, translating to MNGDTDSRISEKIRIESLSDLIFGLALSIGSLVLISSIPTSPSQLTVDVVQFAFSFIILVSIWTIYTRIVRFLSIETDTALVLNILLLFTVAIEPFLFYVIVKGSGFEGYATSVFGIDIGLMNFILFGMITVALSQLKRKGGNLHVQEFRTLSRRRITQLLGGVVFMVSSLPYFWVEVPFGGYLRLDLWIAGFLSFFFFRLWQKISK from the coding sequence TTGAATGGAGATACCGACTCCAGAATAAGTGAAAAGATAAGGATCGAATCTCTCTCAGACCTGATATTCGGCCTCGCACTATCCATAGGCTCCTTGGTTCTCATATCAAGCATTCCGACCTCTCCGTCCCAGCTTACCGTAGATGTGGTTCAATTCGCTTTTAGCTTCATAATCCTTGTGAGCATCTGGACGATATACACAAGGATCGTCCGCTTCCTTTCGATTGAGACAGATACTGCTCTTGTTCTCAACATTCTACTTCTCTTTACTGTTGCCATAGAACCTTTCCTCTTCTACGTAATTGTTAAAGGGTCAGGATTCGAAGGCTATGCCACATCTGTTTTTGGCATAGATATTGGTCTTATGAACTTTATTCTGTTCGGTATGATCACTGTTGCTCTTTCTCAGCTCAAAAGAAAAGGGGGAAACTTACATGTGCAGGAATTCAGAACTCTCTCAAGGCGAAGAATAACACAGTTGCTGGGCGGCGTCGTTTTTATGGTTTCCTCCTTGCCATACTTCTGGGTCGAAGTCCCTTTTGGCGGTTACCTGAGACTTGACCTATGGATAGCCGGCTTCCTCTCATTCTTCTTTTTCAGATTATGGCAGAAAATCTCAAAATGA